One window from the genome of Salvia splendens isolate huo1 chromosome 9, SspV2, whole genome shotgun sequence encodes:
- the LOC121749716 gene encoding shikimate O-hydroxycinnamoyltransferase-like codes for MKIEVKDSTLVRPSAATPAVSLWNSNVDLVVPNFHTPSVYFYRPTAAADTAVMKEALGRALVPFYPMAGRLKRDEDGRIEINCNAEGVLFVEAVSDGSVDDYGDFAPTLELRRLIPAVDYSLGISKYPLLVLQVTFFKCGGVSLGVGMQHHAADGFSGLHFINTWSDMARGLDITLPPFIDRNLLRARDPPRPQFKHIEYQPPPAMKSYGADETVVSIFKLTRDQLNTLKAKSKEDGNTVTYSSYEMLSGHIWRCACLARGLPEDQDTKLYIATDGRSRLQPPLPQGYFGNVIFTATPMAVAGDLESKPVWYGASKIHDALARMDNDYLRSALDYLELQPDLKALVRGAHTFRCPNLGITSWVRLPIHDADFGWGRPIFMGPGGIAYEGLSFVLPSPSNDGSLSVAISLQAEHMKVFEKLLYEI; via the exons TTGTGGAATTCCAACGTTGACCTTGTGGTCCCGAACTTCCACACCCCCAGCGTCTACTTCTACCgccccaccgccgccgccgacaCGGCGGTGATGAAGGAGGCTCTCGGACGCGCGCTGGTTCCGTTCTACCCCATGGCAGGGAGGCTGAAGCGAGACGAAGACGGCCGGATCGAGATCAATTGCAACGCCGAGGGCGTGCTGTTTGTGGAGGCGGTGTCCGACGGTTCGGTGGATGATTACGGCGATTTTGCCCCAACTTTGGAGCTCCGGCGCCTCATTCCGGCGGTGGATTATTCTCTCGGAATATCCAAATATCCGCTTCTCGTGTTGCAG GTGACATTTTTCAAATGTGGTGGAGTTTCTTTGGGTGTGGGAATGCAGCACCACGCAGCCGACGGATTTTCCGGGCTTCACTTCATCAATACATGGTCCGATATGGCTCGGGGACTAGACATCACCCTCCCGCCATTCATCGACCGGAACCTCCTCCGGGCACGCGATCCCCCTCGGCCTCAATTCAAGCACATCGAGTACCAGCCCCCACCGGCCATGAAATCTTATGGTGCGGATGAGACTGTAGTTTCGATATTCAAGCTAACTCGGGACCAACTCAATACTCTCAAAGCCAAGTCCAAGGAGGACGGTAACACCGTCACTTATAGCTCCTACGAAATGCTATCGGGCCACATATGGCGCTGCGCCTGCTTGGCACGTGGCCTGCCCGAAGACCAAGACACGAAGCTGTACATCGCAACAGATGGGCGGTCTAGGCTCCAGCCCCCGCTCCCACAGGGCTACTTTGGTAATGTGATCTTCACGGCCACGCCCATGGCCGTGGCAGGGGACCTGGAGTCTAAGCCCGTCTGGTACGGTGCTAGTAAGATCCACGATGCATTGGCCAGAATGGACAACGACTACTTGAGGTCAGCTCTGGATTACTTGGAGCTCCAGCCCGACCTCAAGGCGCTTGTTCGAGGGGCGCACACGTTTAGGTGCCCTAACCTTGGGATAACGAGCTGGGTGAGGCTCCCGATCCACGATGCTGATTTTGGGTGGGGGAGGCCCATCTTTATGGGGCCGGGAGGCATAGCGTATGAGGGCCTGAGCTTCGTGCTGCCCAGCCCGTCCAATGACGGGAGCCTATCCGTCGCGATATCCCTGCAGGCAGAGCATATGAAAGTCTTCGAGAAGCTGCTCTATGAGATTTGA